In Pleuronectes platessa chromosome 4, fPlePla1.1, whole genome shotgun sequence, the following proteins share a genomic window:
- the agtpbp1 gene encoding cytosolic carboxypeptidase 1 isoform X4 → MPRERTRMTGTNTKKSGKEVMSKGSSGMEVILSSLENSRDVQTTLNILYILSELLTVGRARRVAVFVSKGGTGILFQILNTASKELPPSEELMLQLHSLLAKVGPKDRKFGVKARLSGALNATVDLMKQNLQNTKLLLPCLQVLRVYSTNSVNAISLGKNGVVELMFKIIAPYSKKNTSLLKVALDALGALLKSKTNARRAVDGRHVPALLTLYLDWHRNDTRHRHMLIRKGFLVCIRNIINIKLGRKAFIEADGMRILYNSSTECLPVRTLDPLVNTSSIIMRKCFPKNRLPLPTIKSAFNYQLPHIPAAGPVAQLYSQPAGGKTSHQLNNKPLQKVDDVVDESDDNDETEADTENDSENEEDEKNHSSANDDIETDLNKLHPKKSQSRPLEELRVYERFFLELSEDFQGYNFESSKSASSSSSSSSRSPRPIIVPTAQSLSPKHVPKLSSQGDGSSTKGQHTQPPPSASTPSPPASQPPLELNTVHLIKDQDKKEEAHIPSPDGHATLSSLTSPPSQGQRIEQELAHVLECVSLEEEGALNEEEGIRGVKQAGSPVNATRLIQSPLLLGGIVTRRVGGGSGSNLGSDCGSEGADDEGGEGAVLEVPDTALLLSLHDPDLYVEMVKGTHSVPQYAEVAYPDYFGHVAPTFREPLMERVYGVQRSKIFQDIERMIHPNDILDKVVYDLDILSCPVIEDDGESLKFNSQFESGNLRKALQVRKYEYDLVLNSDINSNHYHQWFYFEVSGMRVGTTYRFNIINSEKSNSQFNYGMQVLMYSVQEAISGRPRWVRTGSDICYYKNHFARSSIAAGGQKGKSYYTLTFSTNFSHKDDVCYFAYHYPYTYSTLKMHLSKLEALRTTKIYLRQDVLCETLGGNRCPLLTITAMPESNSNDHICQFRNRPLIFLSARVHPGETNASWVMKGTLEFLMGTSSQAASLREAYIFKIVPMLNPDGVVNGNHRCSLSGEDLNRQWQSPNLELHPTIFHTKSLLQYLAHIQRAPLVFCDYHGHSRKKNVFMYGCSVKETVWQSNISASSSDLQEDLGYRALPKILSQIAPAFSMGSCSFVVERSKESTARVVVWREIGVQRSYTMESTLCGCDQGKYKGLQIGTRELEEMGAQFCVALLRLKRLTSIRNHQHLLDLEGDIIGTQTKVVSSCPSTYVMEEDEPSFLEAIDYSAESNDEDPEAENELGSEVLKNPEHLDHLSDSEMNHRD, encoded by the exons ATGCCAAGAGAAAGAACAAGGATGACGGGAACAAATACAA AGAAGAGCGGAAAAGAGGTGATGTCCAAAGGCTCCAGTGGCATGGAGGTCATCCTGTCTTCACTGGAG AACTCCAGAGATGTCCAGACCACACTCAACATCCTGTACATTCTCAGTGAGCTGCTGACTGTGG GCAGAGCTCGCAGGGTGGCAGTGTTTGTGTCTAAAGGCGGAACAGGAATATTGTTCCAGATTCTGAACACTGCCAGTAAAGAGTTGCCCCCCAGTGAAGAACTCATGCTGCAGCTTCACTCACTGCTGGCCAAGGTTGGCCCAAAAG ACAGAAAGTTTGGTGTGAAGGCCCGTTTGTCCGGCGCTCTGAACGCCACAGTCGACTTGATGAAACAGAACCTACAGAACACCAAACTTCTTCTGCCCTGCCTGCAGGTTCTCAGGGTTTATTCCACCAACT CAGTGAATGCTATTTCTTTGGGGAAGAATGGAGTTGTGGAGCTCATGTTCAAGATCATTGCACCGTACAGCAAAAAGAACACCAGCCTGCTCAA GGTAGCTCTGGACGCACTGGGAGCACTGCTCAAATCCA AAACTAATGCTCGCCGTGCAGTGGACGGCAGACACGTGCCTGCCTTGCTTACTCTGTACCTGGATTGGCATCGCAATGACACACGGCATCGCCACATGCTGATTCGCAAAGGGTTTCTGGTCTGCatcagaaacatcatcaacatcaagCTCGGCAGGAAGGCGTTCATAGAAGCAGATGGCATGAGGATCCTCTACAACTCATCCACT GAGTGTCTCCCAGTGCGGACCCTGGATCCTCTGGTTAACACCTCGAGTATCATCATGAGGAAATGTTTTCCGAAGAACCGTCTGCCTCTGCCCACCATCAAATCAGCCTTTAACTACCAGCTGCCACACATACCTGCTGCAGGACCTGTGGCACAGCTGTACAGTCAGCCTGCTGGGG GAAAAACAAGTCATCAGCTCAACAACAAGCCCTTACAGAAGG TGGATGATGTAGTGGATGAAAGTGATGATAACGACGAGACGGAGGCAGACACAGAGAACGATAGTGAGAatgaagaggatgagaagaATCATAGCTCCGCG AACGATGACATAGAGACTGACCTAAACAAGCTACATCCCAAAAAGAGTCAAAGTCGTCCATTAGAGGAGTTAAGAGTCTATGAGAGATTCTTCCTGGAGCTGTCTGAGGACTTTCAG GGGTATAACTTTGAAAGCTCAAAGAGtgcttcttcatcctcatcatcctcaagTCGATCCCCTCGGCCAATCATTGTGCCCACAGCTCAATCCCTGTCACCAAAGCATGTCCCCAAACTGAGTTCTCAGGGGGATGGCAGCTCTACCAAAGGACAACACACTCAGCCACCCCCCTCCGCTTCCACTCCCTCTCCCCCTGCATCTCAACCTCCGCTTGAACTGAACACAGTCCACCTCATCAAGGACCAAGACAAAAAAGAAGAGGCCCACATTCCTTCCCCAGATGGACATGCGACCTTGTCCTCCCTCACCAGTCCTCCCTCTCAAGGGCAGAGGATTGAACAGGAACTCGCACATGTGTTGGAGTGTGTCTCtctagaggaggagggggctctTAATGAAGAAGAAGGAATAAGGGGAGTCAAACAAGCAGGATCTCCCGTCAATGCCACTAGACTCATACAGTCTCCTCTGCTGTTGGGAGGTATCGTGACACGTCGCGTGGGAGGAGGCAGTGGCAGTAACCTGGGTTCAGATTGTGGCTCTGAGGGAGCTGATGATGAAGGAGGGGAAGGAGCAGTCCTGGAGGTGCCAGACACGGCGCTGCTCCTCTCACTGCACGACCCTGACCTTTACGTGGAGATGGTGAAGGGAACACACTCTGTACCTCAGTACGCTGAAGTGGCTTATCCAGACTACTTTGGCCACGTAGCCCCAACATTTAGAGAACCCCTCATGGAGAGAGTTTATGGTGTACAGAG GTCTAAGATATTCCAGGACATTGAGAGGATGATTCATCCTAATGATATCCTGGATAAAGTCGTTTATGACCTGGACATCCTCAG TTGTCCCGTGATTGAAGACGACGGTGAATCGCTAAAGTTCAACTCTCAGTTTGAGTCTGGCAACCTCAGGAAGGCCCTTCAAGTTAGGAA ATATGAGTATGACCTGGTGCTGAACTCAGACATCAACAGTAATCACTACCACCAGTGGTTCTACTTTGAGGTGAGCGGCATGCGTGTCGGAACTACTTACCGCTTCAACATCATCAACTCTGAGAAGTCAAACAGCCAGTTCAACTATG gCATGCAGGTGCTGATGTACTCTGTCCAGGAGGCGATCAGTGGGAGGCCTCGTTGGGTCAGAACAGGATCAGACATCTGTTATTACAA GAATCATTTTGCGAGGAGCTCCATTGCAGCCGGCGGTCAGAAAGGAAAATCCTACTATACATTGACCTTCAGCACAAACTTCAGCCATAAGGATGATGTCTGCTACTTTGCCTATCATTACCCTTACACATACTCCACTCTTAAG ATGCACCTTTCCAAACTGGAGGCTTTGAGGACCACAAAGATCTACCTGAGACAGGACGTCCTGTGTGAAACCCTGGGGGGAAACCGCTGCCCCCTTCTCACCATCACTGCCATGCCGGAGTCCAACTCCAATGATCACATCTGTCAGTTTA GGAATCGTCCATTGATCTTCCTGTCGGCCAGAGTGCACCCTGGAGAGACCAATGCCAGCTGGGTAATGAAAGGCACGCTGGAGTTCCTGATGGGCACCAGCTCGCAGGCAGCCAGCCTGAGGGAGGCCTACATCTTCAAGATAGTCCCCATGCTCAACCCTGATGGAGTTGTAAATGGAAA CCATCGCTGTTCTCTGAGTGGAGAGGATTTGAATCGCCAGTGGCAGAGCCCCAATCTTGAGCTCCACCCCACCATCTTCCACACGAAGAGCCTGCTGCAGTACCTTGCACACATACAGAGGGCACCACTG gTGTTCTGTGACTACCACGGCCATTCCAGAAAGAAAAACGTGTTTATGTACGGCTGCAGTGTGAAGGAGACGGTCTGGCAGTCCAATATCAGTGCTTCGTCCAGCGACCTACAGGAGGACCTTGGATACAGG GCTCTCCCTAAGATCCTCTCTCAGATCGCCCCGGCCTTCAGCATGGGGAGCTGCAGTTTTGTTGTGGAGCGCTCTAAAGAGTCGACCGCTCGGGTCGTCGTGTGGAGAGAGATAGGAGTACAGCGCAGTTACACCATGGAGAGCACGCTCTGTGGTTGTGACCAAGGCAAATATAAG GGGCTTCAGATCGGCAccagagagctggaggagatgggagCTCAGTTCTGTGTGGCCCTGCTGAGGCTGAAGCGGCTGACGAGCATCCGCAACCACCAACACCTGCTGGATTTGGAGGGTGACATCATTGGGACACAGACTAAAGTGGTCAG cagctgcccCAGTACCTACgtgatggaggaggacgagCCGTCCTTTCTGGAGGCAATAGACTACAGTGCAGAGAGCAATGACGAGGACCCCGAGGCCGAAAACGAGCTCGGCAGCGAAGTCCTCAAGAACCCCGAACATCTGGATCATCTGTCCGACTCCGAGATGAATCACAGGGACTAG
- the agtpbp1 gene encoding cytosolic carboxypeptidase 1 isoform X3: MNKPKMATEKGVPSNSRVLMLLGQLERMSGEAMLKDVETARQVTSKILHLIQTQEKSGKEVMSKGSSGMEVILSSLENSRDVQTTLNILYILSELLTVGRARRVAVFVSKGGTGILFQILNTASKELPPSEELMLQLHSLLAKVGPKDRKFGVKARLSGALNATVDLMKQNLQNTKLLLPCLQVLRVYSTNSVNAISLGKNGVVELMFKIIAPYSKKNTSLLKVALDALGALLKSKTNARRAVDGRHVPALLTLYLDWHRNDTRHRHMLIRKGFLVCIRNIINIKLGRKAFIEADGMRILYNSSTECLPVRTLDPLVNTSSIIMRKCFPKNRLPLPTIKSAFNYQLPHIPAAGPVAQLYSQPAGVDDVVDESDDNDETEADTENDSENEEDEKNHSSANDDIETDLNKLHPKKSQSRPLEELRVYERFFLELSEDFQGYNFESSKSASSSSSSSSRSPRPIIVPTAQSLSPKHVPKLSSQGDGSSTKGQHTQPPPSASTPSPPASQPPLELNTVHLIKDQDKKEEAHIPSPDGHATLSSLTSPPSQGQRIEQELAHVLECVSLEEEGALNEEEGIRGVKQAGSPVNATRLIQSPLLLGGIVTRRVGGGSGSNLGSDCGSEGADDEGGEGAVLEVPDTALLLSLHDPDLYVEMVKGTHSVPQYAEVAYPDYFGHVAPTFREPLMERVYGVQRSKIFQDIERMIHPNDILDKVVYDLDILSCPVIEDDGESLKFNSQFESGNLRKALQVRKYEYDLVLNSDINSNHYHQWFYFEVSGMRVGTTYRFNIINSEKSNSQFNYGMQVLMYSVQEAISGRPRWVRTGSDICYYKNHFARSSIAAGGQKGKSYYTLTFSTNFSHKDDVCYFAYHYPYTYSTLKMHLSKLEALRTTKIYLRQDVLCETLGGNRCPLLTITAMPESNSNDHICQFRNRPLIFLSARVHPGETNASWVMKGTLEFLMGTSSQAASLREAYIFKIVPMLNPDGVVNGNHRCSLSGEDLNRQWQSPNLELHPTIFHTKSLLQYLAHIQRAPLVFCDYHGHSRKKNVFMYGCSVKETVWQSNISASSSDLQEDLGYRALPKILSQIAPAFSMGSCSFVVERSKESTARVVVWREIGVQRSYTMESTLCGCDQGKYKGLQIGTRELEEMGAQFCVALLRLKRLTSIRNHQHLLDLEGDIIGTQTKVVSSCPSTYVMEEDEPSFLEAIDYSAESNDEDPEAENELGSEVLKNPEHLDHLSDSEMNHRD, from the exons ATGAACAAACCTAAAATGGCCACAGAAAAAGG TGTTCCCAGTAACTCCAGGGTACTGATGCTTCTGGGCCAGCTGGAGAGGATGAGTGGAGAGGCCATGTTGAAGGATGTCGAAACAGCGCGACAGGTCACCTCAAAGATACTTCATCTCATACAGACACAGG AGAAGAGCGGAAAAGAGGTGATGTCCAAAGGCTCCAGTGGCATGGAGGTCATCCTGTCTTCACTGGAG AACTCCAGAGATGTCCAGACCACACTCAACATCCTGTACATTCTCAGTGAGCTGCTGACTGTGG GCAGAGCTCGCAGGGTGGCAGTGTTTGTGTCTAAAGGCGGAACAGGAATATTGTTCCAGATTCTGAACACTGCCAGTAAAGAGTTGCCCCCCAGTGAAGAACTCATGCTGCAGCTTCACTCACTGCTGGCCAAGGTTGGCCCAAAAG ACAGAAAGTTTGGTGTGAAGGCCCGTTTGTCCGGCGCTCTGAACGCCACAGTCGACTTGATGAAACAGAACCTACAGAACACCAAACTTCTTCTGCCCTGCCTGCAGGTTCTCAGGGTTTATTCCACCAACT CAGTGAATGCTATTTCTTTGGGGAAGAATGGAGTTGTGGAGCTCATGTTCAAGATCATTGCACCGTACAGCAAAAAGAACACCAGCCTGCTCAA GGTAGCTCTGGACGCACTGGGAGCACTGCTCAAATCCA AAACTAATGCTCGCCGTGCAGTGGACGGCAGACACGTGCCTGCCTTGCTTACTCTGTACCTGGATTGGCATCGCAATGACACACGGCATCGCCACATGCTGATTCGCAAAGGGTTTCTGGTCTGCatcagaaacatcatcaacatcaagCTCGGCAGGAAGGCGTTCATAGAAGCAGATGGCATGAGGATCCTCTACAACTCATCCACT GAGTGTCTCCCAGTGCGGACCCTGGATCCTCTGGTTAACACCTCGAGTATCATCATGAGGAAATGTTTTCCGAAGAACCGTCTGCCTCTGCCCACCATCAAATCAGCCTTTAACTACCAGCTGCCACACATACCTGCTGCAGGACCTGTGGCACAGCTGTACAGTCAGCCTGCTGGGG TGGATGATGTAGTGGATGAAAGTGATGATAACGACGAGACGGAGGCAGACACAGAGAACGATAGTGAGAatgaagaggatgagaagaATCATAGCTCCGCG AACGATGACATAGAGACTGACCTAAACAAGCTACATCCCAAAAAGAGTCAAAGTCGTCCATTAGAGGAGTTAAGAGTCTATGAGAGATTCTTCCTGGAGCTGTCTGAGGACTTTCAG GGGTATAACTTTGAAAGCTCAAAGAGtgcttcttcatcctcatcatcctcaagTCGATCCCCTCGGCCAATCATTGTGCCCACAGCTCAATCCCTGTCACCAAAGCATGTCCCCAAACTGAGTTCTCAGGGGGATGGCAGCTCTACCAAAGGACAACACACTCAGCCACCCCCCTCCGCTTCCACTCCCTCTCCCCCTGCATCTCAACCTCCGCTTGAACTGAACACAGTCCACCTCATCAAGGACCAAGACAAAAAAGAAGAGGCCCACATTCCTTCCCCAGATGGACATGCGACCTTGTCCTCCCTCACCAGTCCTCCCTCTCAAGGGCAGAGGATTGAACAGGAACTCGCACATGTGTTGGAGTGTGTCTCtctagaggaggagggggctctTAATGAAGAAGAAGGAATAAGGGGAGTCAAACAAGCAGGATCTCCCGTCAATGCCACTAGACTCATACAGTCTCCTCTGCTGTTGGGAGGTATCGTGACACGTCGCGTGGGAGGAGGCAGTGGCAGTAACCTGGGTTCAGATTGTGGCTCTGAGGGAGCTGATGATGAAGGAGGGGAAGGAGCAGTCCTGGAGGTGCCAGACACGGCGCTGCTCCTCTCACTGCACGACCCTGACCTTTACGTGGAGATGGTGAAGGGAACACACTCTGTACCTCAGTACGCTGAAGTGGCTTATCCAGACTACTTTGGCCACGTAGCCCCAACATTTAGAGAACCCCTCATGGAGAGAGTTTATGGTGTACAGAG GTCTAAGATATTCCAGGACATTGAGAGGATGATTCATCCTAATGATATCCTGGATAAAGTCGTTTATGACCTGGACATCCTCAG TTGTCCCGTGATTGAAGACGACGGTGAATCGCTAAAGTTCAACTCTCAGTTTGAGTCTGGCAACCTCAGGAAGGCCCTTCAAGTTAGGAA ATATGAGTATGACCTGGTGCTGAACTCAGACATCAACAGTAATCACTACCACCAGTGGTTCTACTTTGAGGTGAGCGGCATGCGTGTCGGAACTACTTACCGCTTCAACATCATCAACTCTGAGAAGTCAAACAGCCAGTTCAACTATG gCATGCAGGTGCTGATGTACTCTGTCCAGGAGGCGATCAGTGGGAGGCCTCGTTGGGTCAGAACAGGATCAGACATCTGTTATTACAA GAATCATTTTGCGAGGAGCTCCATTGCAGCCGGCGGTCAGAAAGGAAAATCCTACTATACATTGACCTTCAGCACAAACTTCAGCCATAAGGATGATGTCTGCTACTTTGCCTATCATTACCCTTACACATACTCCACTCTTAAG ATGCACCTTTCCAAACTGGAGGCTTTGAGGACCACAAAGATCTACCTGAGACAGGACGTCCTGTGTGAAACCCTGGGGGGAAACCGCTGCCCCCTTCTCACCATCACTGCCATGCCGGAGTCCAACTCCAATGATCACATCTGTCAGTTTA GGAATCGTCCATTGATCTTCCTGTCGGCCAGAGTGCACCCTGGAGAGACCAATGCCAGCTGGGTAATGAAAGGCACGCTGGAGTTCCTGATGGGCACCAGCTCGCAGGCAGCCAGCCTGAGGGAGGCCTACATCTTCAAGATAGTCCCCATGCTCAACCCTGATGGAGTTGTAAATGGAAA CCATCGCTGTTCTCTGAGTGGAGAGGATTTGAATCGCCAGTGGCAGAGCCCCAATCTTGAGCTCCACCCCACCATCTTCCACACGAAGAGCCTGCTGCAGTACCTTGCACACATACAGAGGGCACCACTG gTGTTCTGTGACTACCACGGCCATTCCAGAAAGAAAAACGTGTTTATGTACGGCTGCAGTGTGAAGGAGACGGTCTGGCAGTCCAATATCAGTGCTTCGTCCAGCGACCTACAGGAGGACCTTGGATACAGG GCTCTCCCTAAGATCCTCTCTCAGATCGCCCCGGCCTTCAGCATGGGGAGCTGCAGTTTTGTTGTGGAGCGCTCTAAAGAGTCGACCGCTCGGGTCGTCGTGTGGAGAGAGATAGGAGTACAGCGCAGTTACACCATGGAGAGCACGCTCTGTGGTTGTGACCAAGGCAAATATAAG GGGCTTCAGATCGGCAccagagagctggaggagatgggagCTCAGTTCTGTGTGGCCCTGCTGAGGCTGAAGCGGCTGACGAGCATCCGCAACCACCAACACCTGCTGGATTTGGAGGGTGACATCATTGGGACACAGACTAAAGTGGTCAG cagctgcccCAGTACCTACgtgatggaggaggacgagCCGTCCTTTCTGGAGGCAATAGACTACAGTGCAGAGAGCAATGACGAGGACCCCGAGGCCGAAAACGAGCTCGGCAGCGAAGTCCTCAAGAACCCCGAACATCTGGATCATCTGTCCGACTCCGAGATGAATCACAGGGACTAG
- the agtpbp1 gene encoding cytosolic carboxypeptidase 1 isoform X5: MNKPKMATEKGVPSNSRVLMLLGQLERMSGEAMLKDVETARQVTSKILHLIQTQEKSGKEVMSKGSSGMEVILSSLENSRDVQTTLNILYILSELLTVGRARRVAVFVSKGGTGILFQILNTASKELPPSEELMLQLHSLLAKVGPKDRKFGVKARLSGALNATVDLMKQNLQNTKLLLPCLQVLRVYSTNSVNAISLGKNGVVELMFKIIAPYSKKNTSLLKVALDALGALLKSKTNARRAVDGRHVPALLTLYLDWHRNDTRHRHMLIRKGFLVCIRNIINIKLGRKAFIEADGMRILYNSSTECLPVRTLDPLVNTSSIIMRKCFPKNRLPLPTIKSAFNYQLPHIPAAGPVAQLYSQPAGVDDVVDESDDNDETEADTENDSENEEDEKNHSSANDDIETDLNKLHPKKSQSRPLEELRVYERFFLELSEDFQGYNFESSKSASSSSSSSSRSPRPIIVPTAQSLSPKHVPKLSSQGDGSSTKGQHTQPPPSASTPSPPASQPPLELNTVHLIKDQDKKEEAHIPSPDGHATLSSLTSPPSQGQRIEQELAHVLECVSLEEEGALNEEEGIRGVKQAGSPVNATRLIQSPLLLGGIVTRRVGGGSGSNLGSDCGSEGADDEGGEGAVLEVPDTALLLSLHDPDLYVEMVKGTHSVPQYAEVAYPDYFGHVAPTFREPLMERVYGVQRSKIFQDIERMIHPNDILDKVVYDLDILSCPVIEDDGESLKFNSQFESGNLRKALQVRKYEYDLVLNSDINSNHYHQWFYFEVSGMRVGTTYRFNIINSEKSNSQFNYGMQVLMYSVQEAISGRPRWVRTGSDICYYKNHFARSSIAAGGQKGKSYYTLTFSTNFSHKDDVCYFAYHYPYTYSTLKMHLSKLEALRTTKIYLRQDVLCETLGGNRCPLLTITAMPESNSNDHICQFRNRPLIFLSARVHPGETNASWVMKGTLEFLMGTSSQAASLREAYIFKIVPMLNPDGVVNGNHRCSLSGEDLNRQWQSPNLELHPTIFHTKSLLQYLAHIQRAPLVFCDYHGHSRKKNVFMYGCSVKETVWQSNISASSSDLQEDLGYRALPKILSQIAPAFSMGSCSFVVERSKESTARVVVWREIGVQRSYTMESTLCGCDQGKYKGLQIGTRELEEMGAQFCVALLRLKRLTSIRNHQHLLDLEGDIIGTQTKVVSCPSTYVMEEDEPSFLEAIDYSAESNDEDPEAENELGSEVLKNPEHLDHLSDSEMNHRD; encoded by the exons ATGAACAAACCTAAAATGGCCACAGAAAAAGG TGTTCCCAGTAACTCCAGGGTACTGATGCTTCTGGGCCAGCTGGAGAGGATGAGTGGAGAGGCCATGTTGAAGGATGTCGAAACAGCGCGACAGGTCACCTCAAAGATACTTCATCTCATACAGACACAGG AGAAGAGCGGAAAAGAGGTGATGTCCAAAGGCTCCAGTGGCATGGAGGTCATCCTGTCTTCACTGGAG AACTCCAGAGATGTCCAGACCACACTCAACATCCTGTACATTCTCAGTGAGCTGCTGACTGTGG GCAGAGCTCGCAGGGTGGCAGTGTTTGTGTCTAAAGGCGGAACAGGAATATTGTTCCAGATTCTGAACACTGCCAGTAAAGAGTTGCCCCCCAGTGAAGAACTCATGCTGCAGCTTCACTCACTGCTGGCCAAGGTTGGCCCAAAAG ACAGAAAGTTTGGTGTGAAGGCCCGTTTGTCCGGCGCTCTGAACGCCACAGTCGACTTGATGAAACAGAACCTACAGAACACCAAACTTCTTCTGCCCTGCCTGCAGGTTCTCAGGGTTTATTCCACCAACT CAGTGAATGCTATTTCTTTGGGGAAGAATGGAGTTGTGGAGCTCATGTTCAAGATCATTGCACCGTACAGCAAAAAGAACACCAGCCTGCTCAA GGTAGCTCTGGACGCACTGGGAGCACTGCTCAAATCCA AAACTAATGCTCGCCGTGCAGTGGACGGCAGACACGTGCCTGCCTTGCTTACTCTGTACCTGGATTGGCATCGCAATGACACACGGCATCGCCACATGCTGATTCGCAAAGGGTTTCTGGTCTGCatcagaaacatcatcaacatcaagCTCGGCAGGAAGGCGTTCATAGAAGCAGATGGCATGAGGATCCTCTACAACTCATCCACT GAGTGTCTCCCAGTGCGGACCCTGGATCCTCTGGTTAACACCTCGAGTATCATCATGAGGAAATGTTTTCCGAAGAACCGTCTGCCTCTGCCCACCATCAAATCAGCCTTTAACTACCAGCTGCCACACATACCTGCTGCAGGACCTGTGGCACAGCTGTACAGTCAGCCTGCTGGGG TGGATGATGTAGTGGATGAAAGTGATGATAACGACGAGACGGAGGCAGACACAGAGAACGATAGTGAGAatgaagaggatgagaagaATCATAGCTCCGCG AACGATGACATAGAGACTGACCTAAACAAGCTACATCCCAAAAAGAGTCAAAGTCGTCCATTAGAGGAGTTAAGAGTCTATGAGAGATTCTTCCTGGAGCTGTCTGAGGACTTTCAG GGGTATAACTTTGAAAGCTCAAAGAGtgcttcttcatcctcatcatcctcaagTCGATCCCCTCGGCCAATCATTGTGCCCACAGCTCAATCCCTGTCACCAAAGCATGTCCCCAAACTGAGTTCTCAGGGGGATGGCAGCTCTACCAAAGGACAACACACTCAGCCACCCCCCTCCGCTTCCACTCCCTCTCCCCCTGCATCTCAACCTCCGCTTGAACTGAACACAGTCCACCTCATCAAGGACCAAGACAAAAAAGAAGAGGCCCACATTCCTTCCCCAGATGGACATGCGACCTTGTCCTCCCTCACCAGTCCTCCCTCTCAAGGGCAGAGGATTGAACAGGAACTCGCACATGTGTTGGAGTGTGTCTCtctagaggaggagggggctctTAATGAAGAAGAAGGAATAAGGGGAGTCAAACAAGCAGGATCTCCCGTCAATGCCACTAGACTCATACAGTCTCCTCTGCTGTTGGGAGGTATCGTGACACGTCGCGTGGGAGGAGGCAGTGGCAGTAACCTGGGTTCAGATTGTGGCTCTGAGGGAGCTGATGATGAAGGAGGGGAAGGAGCAGTCCTGGAGGTGCCAGACACGGCGCTGCTCCTCTCACTGCACGACCCTGACCTTTACGTGGAGATGGTGAAGGGAACACACTCTGTACCTCAGTACGCTGAAGTGGCTTATCCAGACTACTTTGGCCACGTAGCCCCAACATTTAGAGAACCCCTCATGGAGAGAGTTTATGGTGTACAGAG GTCTAAGATATTCCAGGACATTGAGAGGATGATTCATCCTAATGATATCCTGGATAAAGTCGTTTATGACCTGGACATCCTCAG TTGTCCCGTGATTGAAGACGACGGTGAATCGCTAAAGTTCAACTCTCAGTTTGAGTCTGGCAACCTCAGGAAGGCCCTTCAAGTTAGGAA ATATGAGTATGACCTGGTGCTGAACTCAGACATCAACAGTAATCACTACCACCAGTGGTTCTACTTTGAGGTGAGCGGCATGCGTGTCGGAACTACTTACCGCTTCAACATCATCAACTCTGAGAAGTCAAACAGCCAGTTCAACTATG gCATGCAGGTGCTGATGTACTCTGTCCAGGAGGCGATCAGTGGGAGGCCTCGTTGGGTCAGAACAGGATCAGACATCTGTTATTACAA GAATCATTTTGCGAGGAGCTCCATTGCAGCCGGCGGTCAGAAAGGAAAATCCTACTATACATTGACCTTCAGCACAAACTTCAGCCATAAGGATGATGTCTGCTACTTTGCCTATCATTACCCTTACACATACTCCACTCTTAAG ATGCACCTTTCCAAACTGGAGGCTTTGAGGACCACAAAGATCTACCTGAGACAGGACGTCCTGTGTGAAACCCTGGGGGGAAACCGCTGCCCCCTTCTCACCATCACTGCCATGCCGGAGTCCAACTCCAATGATCACATCTGTCAGTTTA GGAATCGTCCATTGATCTTCCTGTCGGCCAGAGTGCACCCTGGAGAGACCAATGCCAGCTGGGTAATGAAAGGCACGCTGGAGTTCCTGATGGGCACCAGCTCGCAGGCAGCCAGCCTGAGGGAGGCCTACATCTTCAAGATAGTCCCCATGCTCAACCCTGATGGAGTTGTAAATGGAAA CCATCGCTGTTCTCTGAGTGGAGAGGATTTGAATCGCCAGTGGCAGAGCCCCAATCTTGAGCTCCACCCCACCATCTTCCACACGAAGAGCCTGCTGCAGTACCTTGCACACATACAGAGGGCACCACTG gTGTTCTGTGACTACCACGGCCATTCCAGAAAGAAAAACGTGTTTATGTACGGCTGCAGTGTGAAGGAGACGGTCTGGCAGTCCAATATCAGTGCTTCGTCCAGCGACCTACAGGAGGACCTTGGATACAGG GCTCTCCCTAAGATCCTCTCTCAGATCGCCCCGGCCTTCAGCATGGGGAGCTGCAGTTTTGTTGTGGAGCGCTCTAAAGAGTCGACCGCTCGGGTCGTCGTGTGGAGAGAGATAGGAGTACAGCGCAGTTACACCATGGAGAGCACGCTCTGTGGTTGTGACCAAGGCAAATATAAG GGGCTTCAGATCGGCAccagagagctggaggagatgggagCTCAGTTCTGTGTGGCCCTGCTGAGGCTGAAGCGGCTGACGAGCATCCGCAACCACCAACACCTGCTGGATTTGGAGGGTGACATCATTGGGACACAGACTAAAGTGGTCAG ctgcccCAGTACCTACgtgatggaggaggacgagCCGTCCTTTCTGGAGGCAATAGACTACAGTGCAGAGAGCAATGACGAGGACCCCGAGGCCGAAAACGAGCTCGGCAGCGAAGTCCTCAAGAACCCCGAACATCTGGATCATCTGTCCGACTCCGAGATGAATCACAGGGACTAG